Genomic window (Onychomys torridus chromosome 5, mOncTor1.1, whole genome shotgun sequence):
AGAATGTTATCAAATATCATCTGAGACCGAGAGAGAAGCTCCCCCAATCTTGTAACCACCCCTCAGATGTACCAAACAATTTATGAATTAtgaatttctttgttctgtaaaactataaaacatgggctggagagatggctcagagattaagaacactggttgttcttctagaggtcctgagttcaattcccagcacccacatggtggctcactaccatctataatgagatctggctccctcttctggcctgcagaaatacatgcaaacagaacagtgtacacataataaataaataaatcttaaaaacaaaacaaaactataaaacatcaagaaagtgCTTACATGTTGGAAtgtggaatttggggtaacctaaatttGTGTTctcaggccatggtcactcacatTTGGCTGTAGAATAAACTATTGTTCCATTTATAGTAAGAACTGTTACATTGTGTCGTCCCTACCCACctccaacaacaaaaataacaaccacCTAGCGGATCAGTGTTTTTAAGGTAGCCAGAAGATAAAGGATAATGATGGGTGTGGTAAGGGTTGAGTCTTGACAAGCCCGATATTATACACCGAAGAGTCTGGAACCCAGTGCTCTTGTTTCTCACAGAAAAAGCCTCAACTATCAGCAATGAGGATAAGTTCTAAATCCTACAAAATATATATTCCCTCACCATTGCCATGCTACTATTAAAGTCCTCACAGGTTACaggtgtaaggattctgtccttaattacatcatcagcctgggacggcctggcctaaaaagcgggcgggcgggccctctgtgtgtctcccttttctctttctgctctcttccctctgtgaggtctctttgtttctctggtcctttctctctctctctctctctgtttctctctttctctccctacctctctctcactctctccccctctctctcccaataaagctctagaaaggtaaccatggctggtgactttcctccagcactctcctctgttggcatggctgctgtggcagccagccatgagcagcaccaatttaacctACAACAGGGAACAAGGAAAATCTGATTTTACTGTTTGACAACTCAGCTTATTCTGAAGCATTCATGACATATTCTAATTCCTCTGAGTGGCACAATAGTTcttgttatttaaaacaaaatagactTGTTATTTAAAAACAGAGATTGATTTGTTAATAATGTTAATAATACAGGTGATCAATGTCTGTAGCAGATGCCATCCTGATAGGAACTTTTCCTGCTTTGGTGCAAAGCAGGCACAAAAAGAAAGGCAAGAGTCTTTTGCTGCACATGAACTTTCATTAGCTGCAGTGTGAGTGGACAGTATACAACTAACTTTCTGATAATCCTTTCATACAcatgtattatatttaatattttaaaggaataaatataAAGATGAATGACTACAATTTAGGGTCATCAGATGATAAGCTTCTAGGGAAACAACCTATGCATacctaaaatacatatatttatatttttaatctacagTACTTCAAATGGGTACAAGGAAAAAACACCCACAAGAATGAGTGGCAATGGCAGGGAGCAAGGGAAAGAATATTATTTATTGTCCACCAGTTATTTGGAAATGTAAAGGGATAGAGCAAATGTAAAGGTGATATTGtattaaagtttgtttttatttttgctttacctTTGTTCTGGATATGTAAAAAACCAAATGATGACTCCCACTCAGTCTTATGTCTCAGTAAAACCCCAAGATAAATGTTGTCTCTGGTACCTGAGTATCTTCCCCAACCAGGAAGCCAGGGAGCCTTTATTAGTGTGCCCCAGTATAAAGACTTCCCCAGGACCCACGAGACAAAATTGGTGGAGATCGGCTCAAGACCTGAAAGCCAGCTGAAGCTGCCGGGTATTTAGTGCCCTGTCCAGCAGGATTCTGTAAGCAGGATTCTGAGATGTAAATAGTGACAGTGCAAAGTAGAAGTCAAAATACCATGGTAGGGATGAGCTGGGACAGAGCTGTATGGGATGCTCTGTGCTTGGTAGCCTGATGTTAGCTGCCCCATCCACAGTCAGTGATGTACAACTGGTACTCTTGTATTTCTCCATTAGAAAGCATGATCTACTGGAAAAGATGGTGTGCTCTTAGAAGTTTTAGTTTGGTGTGCTCTTATTGTCTTCCCTGGTAGTAAACTGACCTAGCTCCAAAAGCTTTCTGGCTGGCTTAGTCTCTGATGCATTCAATTCAACAGTGACTCAGTGCCCTTTTTATCAAGGGTCTATTTGTATTCCCAAGCCGAATATTTACAATTTAACAAATTGAGGCCTTCCTTGACCTCATGGTCTTGctgaagacagaaacaaaaaggtTAACAATGTTCACGATGTATCCATTCACTAGCAAAGGTTCCAATACAAACATTGTTTTGGgaacctggaacaaagaattcaAATCTCAGATCTTCTCTATCTTCTCTCCTAACTCATCATGTGGAAACAGTTCCCTCAGCTCCTGAAAACCATCCTCCCATGATATAAATCaagtctttgttttgctttttctacCCTGAATAAAAGCTGTGCTGGCCCCACTGAAGGTTCAGCATGCTAACACACTGTCAATTTTTAACTCATGTCTCCTTTATGCAGATTGGGGGAAACTTTTTTCTTAAGGTTCTTCACAGTTTAGAATGCCACTAAGTAACTATTTTTGTTATAGAATCCTCTGTATAACAAATTCCATTCATTATTTTGTACTGTTTCTGTTTTTCGCATAATAATCTCTTAGGCAAGGATGGTTATAGAACAACTAAGCATTTAGAGTGCTGGCTTTCTAAGCCTGGGGACTTAGTTTACTTCTTTCGACTCTTCCTCTGTTCTTCATCAAGGCAACAGAACTTCTTTTTGATTGTTGGCTTACAGGGATTATTGGTGGAGCGCACAAGTGACTGGCGTCCAGCGGTGCTTAACCAGCCATCCGGATCAACCTCTCTGTTTTAATCTCAGGGCACACACAACagagtttgtttttttcctagcaAAGTGAGCAAAGATACAGAAATATTGAGGCAGGGAGAGCTTAAACACACCCTGGGACATTTGGGTTCAAAGgtaatttggaaagaaaatgaaaatgattctaAGGCTCGTGAAGTGAGAACCAAGGATCTAGGTTCTTAAACTTGGAGGAATGCTGAACTGGATGTTTCACCTCAGAGGATGCTACGCACAGTGAGACCAGACTTTCCCAAGCACGGTTGCTGTAAGAACTCTCCTAACGCCTTGGCAGTAGGCATGTGATTAATGCACAACTGCACTTCCAGCACTGAGGAGCTTGAGGCacgaggatcagaagttcaaggtcattctcagccacctagcaagtttgaggctagccttgggcACACAAGACCctgcataaacaaacaaaaacatcaatatTCCTAACATTTGAGAAATGATAGCAGTAAACtcgggagttcaagaccagcgtTGGTTATGTAGCAAGCACTCAGCTTGGGCTGCATGAGATTGGTTTCACTTTAGACCAAACATCtcagaaaataatttctcttaattttttttttttttaaataaagcctaGAGCTCTGGTATCTCCAGGTGGTCTCCCATCCCAGTACTGACAGGCACGACTTTTTAGCTTCCACAATTAGGGGCATTTAGGGTAGTATGGCCTCAGACAGAATAATCTTACAGCAGTCAAGGtggttgtttttcttctgtcttaatTAGTTTCCTTTTCGAATGCATGCTAGGGAACCAGTGAGAGGCTCCCTGGGTCCTCAGACTTCAGTCAGGGTTACAAGACCACAAGGACCAACTTCTGTTTGGATTAAGAAACACAACActatgctgggtgtggtggcccacacctttaaacccagcactggaaggTAGATAGAGGCCGGCAgatctcagcctggtctacaaagtgaattacagtcagggccacacagagaaaccgactcgaaaaaaggaaaaaacccaaaccaaaacaacaaagccaCAACACTTCTAGTAGTACCTATGGATTTGAATTGTAGGCGCTTCCTGGTCTCATCCTCAATGCTTCAGTGGAGTGTCACAGGCTTTAGACTAAGTGGCTCCTGTGCTTGGTCAGTCTGTACAATGAAGGCACAGTCCACCCTGTCCACTGGGCTTCCCTGACCCTCGTTTCCCATTCAAGTCATGCTACCCTAAGGAAAAAGTTGGTGATGTCAAGAGCCCAGAATGGAGTTGGGAGTTTCCCTAAGGTTCCAGACAACCTctatttcctttgtttctggGGAGGCCGGAGGCCCAAACTCTCATTTGCTTTTCGTAAACTGAGAGATATgtttaaattcattattttttattgcaGTTCCTTGATTACCTTGGGAGGTATTAATAGTTAAAATAGACACCCTTCAATTTATACTGAGACAGGCTACCATTCTGCTTAGACCGGCCAGAAGTCGAAGTTATGCTCTCAGATTTCCTTATGTGTCCAGTTATACTCTAGGAAACCCTACTGACCGTGGCCCATACAACACTGCACACTACAAAATGTCAAGCCTTATTTTGAGTAACTTATTTTGAGCCTTATTTGCTCGCCAGGTTAGGGTAAACTTTCATCactgcattttgttttttgagacatggtttgtgtagctttgtgcttttcctggaatttTGCCTGACTcccgattaaaggcgtgctccaccaccgcccggctcatcgCTGCATTTTGTTCAACTCTTTCTTTGAAAGAGTGGGGGCTCTGAAAAGAGCCTTTGGGTTTGAAGTTTCCAAAGTTTTGATGGTTGGTTGTCAAATTACTTTCCCTTGGCCTTGTGGTGGCTCTCGGTCTTCTTGGGCAGCAGCACCGCCTGGATGTTGGGCAGGACGCCGCCCTGCGCGATGGTGACGCGGCCCAGCAGCTTGTTGAGCTCCTCGTCGTTGCGGATGGCCAGCTGCAGGTGGCGCGGGATGATGCGCGTCTTCTTGTTGTCGCGGGCCGCGTTGCCGGCCAGCTCCAGGATCTCGGCCGTCAGGTACTCCAGCACGGCCGCCAGGTAGACCGGGGCGCCGGCGCCCACCCGCTCCGAGTAGTTGCCCTTGCGGAGCAGCCGGTGCACGCGGCCCACGGGGAACTGCAGGCCGGCCCGGGAGGAGCGGGTCTTGGCCTTGGCGCGAGCCTTGCCGCCCTGCTTGCCGCGTCCAGACATTACTATGAAAACAACAAGACAACCCAAAGTACTAAGTCCGTTAAAGCATGTCTGCTTTTATAATCGGTTGCTGGATAGTAAAAGCAACTACATGATTGGTTACAGTAAGGCTCAGCGATATAGCCAATAGAAAATCTGAGTCTCAAACCCTCATTTGCATAATCCCACCCAGGAAGCCACCGACTTTTCTTCTTCCAATTAGCTAGGACTCATTTGAAATCCTTCATTAGCATAAACGCCCTATAAGTAGGAGAAGTCCCCTTCCAACCCACATTGAGCTTCCGGTGTTCTGAGATCCGAAGATGCCTGAGCCCGCGAAGTCCGCGCCCGCCCCGAAGAAGGGCTCCAAGAAGGCGGTGACCAAGGCGCAGAAGAAGGACGGCAAGAAGCGCAAGCGCAGCCGCAAGGAGAGCTACTCGGTGTACGTGTACAAGGTGCTGAAGCAGGTGCACCCCGACACGggcatctcctccaaggccatggGCATCATGAACTCGTTCGTCAACGACATCTTCGAGCGCATCGCGGGCGAGGCGTCGCGCCTGGCGCACTACAACAAGCGCTCGACCATCACGTCGCGGGAGATCCAGACGGCCGTGCGCCTGCTGCTGCCCGGGGAGCTGGCCAAGCACGCCGTGTCCGAGGGCACCAAGGCCGTCACCAAGTACACCAGCTCCAAGTGAAGTGGACATGCCAAGTAAGCCTCTATCGCGATTCCAAAGGCTCTTTTCAGAGCCACCCACCTTTCAAAGAGAGAGTTGTGGCCAAACACTGCATTTAGCTTAATTTTTAATAACGTTTAGCCAGAAGCTATTGAGGGTACCTTCTGGGAGTTTACTTTTCGTTTAATTCACCAATCCTAGTTTATGTTACTTTCAAGCTACAATTGCTTTGTTCGCtgtgttttgaaagaaatatttcataGGGAAATTTTCGCTTTCAGAGCCTTGTGCTAAGCGTCACTTCCGGTGAAGCTGAGTCACTCCACCAGAAGGAACGAAGTTACAAAGCAAGGGTGACAGATTAGGGAGACAATAAATAGACCTGGTATTGTCCTGTGACCACTGGAGGAGGTTTGTCTTTAAAACACTTGTTCCAGAGGGTTTATTTAGTGGAAGAAGCGCTTTCAgatttgctttcattttgaaaGATCTAAACAGGAGGAGCCTGTTACAAAGTATACAGCCTTTTCATAATTGTAGATTTAACAAATATACTAGAGTTACTTAGCCTAAGACCCCTGAGGTCGTAGATCAGTTTTTGAAAGCCTCATAAGGGTATAATAAAATGTGGTCTGGCATTATCAAACGTCTCCGACTCTGACAATCGCCAGCCCGAGATTCTGTGAGTTGTTCCAATGTAGATGTAGACATTTGTCACGTTAGAGCACTTTGTCCAAGTTATATTTTCAGTCTCAGCGACATAAAAGCGTAGAGAGGGGTGAAGGGAAGAACCGAAGCGGCCAGTGAGGTGGGGGTGAACGGAAGGAAGCACAGGACTTGAGCAAGAACCGCTGAAAAGAAAGCCATTGCGGTGAATGCTGACTTAATAGAGTCCTTAGAGGATTTTTCTATCCCTCTGCTTATCCGGAAGAAGGTCTAGTGTCATTTCGTCCACCCTAACTGCTCTCTGAAGAATTCTGGCCCTAAACACTGGCTTTTAGCTCAGTACACTTCCTCGAGACCCATTTCTTTTATGAGCTGTCTCGCCTTTTCGAAGAAAACAGTTCCATAGCTTACTCTTCCCCGATACAAGTCAGCACCATGCTAATCACCTCCTACACCATTTATTTCTAGAAGCTGTGCTAGATACTGGTTATGTCTACATTATAAGCCAGCGGTGTGGGGAACCTGGCAGCCCTCTGGCGCTTCCGTCTCCTCCATGCTACAACAGCTCTGTTCTTGTTCAACTCTCCTGCTTTTTCTGGTTCTCATTTGGATGAATTGGTGCCAAAGGACCACAAATCAGGCTCAAAAGTGTATAAACAGGCTCCAGGGTTGGAGGAGTTTGATACTCTGCATTTGACAACAGTTCAGAGTGATGGTTTTTTCTCATCCAGTGAGattcattctgtttcttttgtttcatttgccTTTTTTATCTCCTTAAAAACTTTGTgagcccatgtgtgtgcatgtggtgtgatGTGTAGTGTTTGTATGAGTTCAGGGGGTTGTTAGTTTGCTCAAAAGTAGCACGCCTGTGTGAAAGagaatgtaaatataaaatagctGCCCCCAGTAACTTGATTTTAATGAAGCATAGACCCAAACAATACAGGTTCAGACCAGAAGAAATCAGTGAAACAGCCTGTTGTCTCAAAATCTCTGCAATCCATGCTTTGGTAATGCCTGCCAGTTGTCACAGGCAGGCAGGGTTATTGgctgaaagtttttattgttGGTTCCGGAGGGGAGTGAGaaacaacatacacacatgcgtGCTGAGACAGAAGGTTGCTTCTACTATGTATAAACTATTACTTAAACCTTAGTGATTTATTGTAAGGGATATGGCATAACAGTAGAATGTCTACCAAATTTGGAAGAGGACCAGAGGAGTACTCCTACCCCGAATTACTCCTGTTCCTGCTCCCACAGGACCTCTGACCTTTGTTTCTTTACTCAGAATCCTTCAATAGATACCTACATCTGTTCACCGAGGGTCAGCCTTTTATTCCACTTACCTCCTCTAAATTGCACAGCAGCTGTGAATCTTTCCTGTTTTAGGAATATGAGTAACTTTGAGCACATTGTCTATCTCAGTAGGAAATGAgtaaattataatgtaatttaaatataaacagtACATCAACTTTAATTAAAAACTCTTAATTATTGTGAATTAGTCTACCTTCTTAGGCTTTGAATTAAGGTGTGGCCTCACATTCGTAACAGcatttgcacatttttttttttgttgttgttgtttatttaatagTTTGACATTTAGGTTGTGTTTAGATGGATCTTTTATCATAATGTAGATGTTTTACCATAATAATCTAGTTTACAGAAGTCTAGggtttattttataagaaaaaaagactACCTTAAATTTACCAACTTTTTCCACTAGGTTTATCTAGttaaataaaatcactttttaatataaaaattttaacttGGGTATTGaactaaataaaatcataaaataattttttaaatggagtgAAATTTTGCATAACAAGTGATAAGTATTCAATATGTCAGCTTAAAGACTGAATTCACACACAGATAATTACTTTAAGAACCTAGATGAATATTAAGTGGGAGGAATTAGTGCTGCATCATTGGATACTATATAATTTCTAACTTAGAGATTCCAAAATATAAGACATTGAAATGTCTGTTGCTGCCCAGGGCCCTATCCCCCGCAGGCTCTGGGCGGTCACAGAAATTGGAGAGGAGATGCGGACTAGGGAGCTTCTGGGACaggcacacagaagcacacaggaGACTTTTTTTCTGAGGGCCAAAGCTtaattctccattttattttcctctctgctggatttttccctttctttctctgttttgttcttctcCCGATGTCTCCCGTCTCCTTCCCAGCTCTCCTGTCTGTTTCCTAATCttgtcctttttatttcttccctcaTATTTTTCCCTCTGTATCTTTCCttctcctatttttttcttatccttTTCATATCAACTAACACAAAGATTTCTTTGTAAGAAGAGATTACCTCACAACCATAAGTTacatatttttcaaaaacaaattaaaatctttacatATGAAGAACTCATATTAAGATTACAAGTTACATGTTTTCCTTAGAAGCCCACAAGtagttaaacatttttctttgtacttATTTTCCCACCATAACATCTTCACCCAAAGCAATAATTCCTTTATTATTGATTAACAAAGTTTGAGCAAGCCGAGGTCATTTCAGCCAGTTCCTTTTGCACTGGCTGGCAGCTGCACAACTATGTTTTTCAGGGTGCATACCAGGGCCTGTGATTAATTCTGTACATTACATGATCAGGGAGGGAACTCAGGCCTGGGTGCAGGGACATGCTCATTGTCTTCCACGGTCATCCCGTGTTTCCACAGGCAGAATTTGTAGGTCTATGATGTATGAAACTTCCTTATTCTTACTGTCCATCTTCTGCAAATCTCACATCTAACAAGGGGGAAAGTTACTCCTagcctgtttttgtcttttttttttttttttttttaaatcttagtggAACAATTGGCAGAGTAACCCAAACCATTTTCCTCATCGCCTTGATTGTTTTAGCCACCTGTATCTTTTAGGCTAACTCAGAAAGTTCAATTAATTCCTGGATCTAACTAATCATCATTGCTCTcataaaaatcatcttcattatgatCTACAAGTAAGTTGCCCTGTGAGGAGTGGGATTTTCCCCGGAACAATCACCCCAAATTAGATACGGTGGGAGCCTTTCATATAGTAACCACATCACGATTGATACAGCGGGAACACGGCAGCAGCAAACACAAGGAAACACCGCAGAAGCAAGGGGCATTCTGGGAACAGTCCAGCCGGCCTTTGCCTCTCCAGGATGCACCCAGAGTAGCTCTGCTACCCCTGGGCTGTGTTCCATGAGCGCCAGGGCTGACTGCCACTCCTGTGACATGGCCACCCGCAGTTCCCTCTGGGTGACTCTCCTGTTGTTAACGCAGGTTATAATGAGTGTTGCTTACCAAACTAGAAAACACTGTTCTTTCAGTTTAGGGTGGCACTAGCCCTCCTTGCCTTTGCCACCTTAAATCTGTAGAAGGGAAAGATAATAGAGACGAACCACGGGCCTGGAGGGCCAGGCGGGTTTATTACTGGGACTTGTTAGTGTATATAGAAGGAAACACAATTGCTTGCTTCCTCTAAGGGCGGCCTTTAATGTCTACCAGGTTCCCTTGttacagaggaaaacaaataAGGATACAAGACAGTGATTATGTTTACTCTATGTTGGAAGGAAGTTGGTAGTCTTTAAGTAATACAGTAATTCAGTTTAGTATATCAGACTCTGAAGTGAGACTGTCTCTTCTTTTTGTGGGGCTGGGATTTATCCTCATATCCTAATGCAAAGATCAGTTCTTTACCAATCTCAAATTCAAGTTCTAGGTTCGTAATATTTTGGCAGAATGAGTTTTAGACCAAAAACTTATTTGGGGGGTTTTCTCAATTGTTTCTTGGTAACAACCAAATTTCCCTCCACACTGCAAAGAAAGTTAGGATACTAAAATAATTACTTGTGTTTGAGTTTCCAGGGACTGtctactttaaaaattctttaaaaattattttgaggagAGTACTGAGGAAATAATCAGTCAATAATGTGCTTGCTCTGCTATATGAAGACCAAAGTTCAGTTTTCAGGGCTCATATAAAAAATGCTGGGGTATCGGTAGCGGTTTGTGCCTGTAGACAACACACAAGGAAATGGGTGCTAATAATTAACTGAATGTCCTTGACATATTGACAAACGCCACCACACCGACCTTGCGCAGTACAGTCATTACCCACTCAGAAAGACAGGATGAGGACCGAATGAAGCGCCAAATGAAGAGCACTGAGAAGCGGTTCACTCCAGTCAAATGCTGCAAAGCATTTTTCTGTGTTGAAAAGGAGAAGCCTCTGGGGTTGAAGTTTAATTCCAGGCAGCTTGTCACATGCTCATAGGGAGACTTTAAGGCAGTGCACTATTTCtgtgcctgtttgtttgtttgttttgttttgtatttttttgttttgatgtaaaaAGCATCTTGCCAGTTCTAATATTATGAACTTAGAACTTAAATTTGAGATGGGTAAAAATGGAAAGCtatcagagaaagataaaaaatgtttttcctttagaaattatATCTGATCTATTTTGTGTGCTTGTGGTGGGTGGGGATGCACACACTTGACTCTGCACAAGGACAGTCAGGACAGTGTGAGAGAGTCCACTTTCCCATTCCACCGTGTGGAcccccagggactgaactcaggtcaccagacttggcagcaagcacctttactctcTGAGCCGTATTGCCAGGTCAAGGTTAAAGATCTTTAATCCATACTGTCTGCTCTTGTCTGACAAAGTTTATATGTTTTCACTCTTATATTAAAAGGACTTGAAACGGCTTTATGTGGAAATCTTGGGAAAAGTCCATCTATCATAAAAAGAGATGGAATTTTACAAATTATAGAATTCAGATAAAAATGTCAGGTTGAGAGAAAATACAGCtgttcccctctcccctgccccccatgTCCCATATATAATCTCTTTAGGAATACTCCTAAGGAGATTTAAAACAGTTATCTCCCAAGGTGTTTAGATTTAGCAC
Coding sequences:
- the LOC118583731 gene encoding histone H2A type 1-B: MSGRGKQGGKARAKAKTRSSRAGLQFPVGRVHRLLRKGNYSERVGAGAPVYLAAVLEYLTAEILELAGNAARDNKKTRIIPRHLQLAIRNDEELNKLLGRVTIAQGGVLPNIQAVLLPKKTESHHKAKGK
- the LOC118583735 gene encoding histone H2B type 1-C/E/F/G/I produces the protein MPEPAKSAPAPKKGSKKAVTKAQKKDGKKRKRSRKESYSVYVYKVLKQVHPDTGISSKAMGIMNSFVNDIFERIAGEASRLAHYNKRSTITSREIQTAVRLLLPGELAKHAVSEGTKAVTKYTSSK